TACCAGGCCGCCGTCTCCATCGCCCCGCGCTCCACCCACCGGTACAGCTCGTACAGCCGCTCGGCCGGCTCGCTCCAGTCCCCGAGCGGGAACGACCGCCCGGCCAGATCGCCCGGCCGCAGTCCGGCCGCGCCCTCGCCGCGCCCGTCCTGAGGCGGACCCTCGGGCTGCATCTCCGGCTGACCCACCCGGCACTCCCTACTGATCCACTGATCCCGAACCGACGCCGACCGCTCACATTGCGTGACATTGGATGACGACGCGGGACCCTTCCTACCGCCCAATGGGTGGCGAAGGCCCGCCTTTCGTCTCTTTTCCGCTCGCAAGGGGGCCTTGATCAGGTATGGGAGTCGCGGCGATCTCACTCGAAAGAGTGGCGGGGCGATGGCTGCGCGGAACACGTAGGCTCGTGCACAACGGATGAAGCACAACGGATGAAACGACGAAACCAGGAGCTGATCGTGATTCCCGGTGGTGGCCAGCCCAACATGCAGCAGCTGCTCCAGCAGGCCCAGAAGATGCAGCAGGACCTGCAGCGGGCGCAGGAGGAACTGGCGCAGACCGAGGTCGACGGGCAGGCGGGCGGCGGCCTGGTGCAGGCCACCGTCACCGGCTCCGGCGAGCTGCGCTCGCTGAAGATCGACCCGAAGGCGGTGGACCCGGAGGACACCGAGACCCTCGCCGACCTGATCGTCGCGGCGGTCCAGGCCGCCAACGAGAACGCGCAGACCCTGCAGCAGCAGAAGCTCGGCCCGCTGGCCCAGGGCCTCGGCGGCGGCAGCGGCATCCCGGGCCTGCCGTTCTAGGAGCCGGCACCGCCTTTCTAAGCGGGGCCTCGGGCAACTACCGTACGAACCTGAAAGACTCCAGGAAGGGCAGTCCGTTGTACGAAGGCGTGGTCCAGGACCTCATCGACGAGCTGGGACGGCTGCCCGGCGTCGGTCCCAAGAGCGCCCAGCGGATCGCCTTCCACATCCTGCAGGCGGAGCCGACGGACGTACGGCGTCTCGCCCAGGCTCTGATGGAGGTCAAGGCGAAGGTCCGCTTCTGCGCGACGTGCGGCAACGTCGCGCAGGAGGAGCTGTGCAACATCTGCCGCGACACCCGCCGCGACCCCTCCGTCATCTGTGTGGTGGAGGAGCCGAAGGACGTGGTCGCGATCGAGCGCACCCGCGAGTTCCGCGGCCGCTACCACGTCCTGGGCGGGGCCATCAGCCCCATCGAGGGCGTGGGTCCCGACGACCTGCGTATCCGAGAACTTCTCGCGCGGTTGGCCGACGGTACGGTCACGGAACTGATCCTGGCCACGGACCCGAATCTGGAGGGCGAGGCCACGGCGACGTACCTCGCCCGAATGATCAAACCCATGGGCCTCAAGGTCACCCGCCTGGCCAGCGGCCTCCCGGTGGGTGGCGACCTGGAATACGCGGACGAGGTGACCCTCGGTCGCGCCTTCGAGGGGAGACGACTCCTAGATGTCTGACGCCACGCTGCACGACGCGACGCAGGACCCGGACGACTTCGCCGTCCAGATCGCGGACCAGGTGGAGAGCTTCCTGGTGGCCGTCACCGAGGTGGCCAAGGGCGACGAGCCCGGCTCGGCCGTTCCCTTCCTGCTGCTGGAGGTCTCCCAGCTGCTGCTGGCCGGCGGCCGTCTCGGCGCGCACGAGGACATCGTCCCCGACGAGCGCTACGAGCCGGACACGGGCCCGGACGCCGACGTGGACGAGCTCCGCGAGAACCTCGCCCGCCTGCTGGACCCGGTGGACGTCTACTCCGAGGTCTTCGACCCCTACGAGCCCCGCAAGGCCCCGGTACCGGCCCGGCTCTCCGACGACATCGCCGACGTCATCACCGACCTGCGCCACGGCATGGCCCACTACCGCGCCGGCCGTGTCACGGAGGCCCTGTGGTGGTGGCAGTTCTCCTACTTCTCCAACTGGGGCTCCACGGCCTCCGCCGCCCTGCGCGCCCTGCAGTCCGTCCTCATCCACGTCCGGCTCAACCAGCCCCTGGAGGAGCTGGACGGCCTGGACACGGACCAGAGCATGGGCGACGAGACCCTGGAGTTCGAGGCGGGCAAGGTGATGGCGGAGGAGATCGCCGGGCCGCTGGGCATCAAGCGGGGCTAGTCCCCGTCGGCCCGAGGGTTACGGCGGCGCCGGCCACGCCGATGCCCGTGCCCGGCTCCGCCGGTACCGTCACGGTGATCGTGCTCGGCCGGCCCATGTCCGCGCCCTGGTGGACGGTCACCGTCGCGGGCGTCGCCACCAGCTCCAGCTCGCGGAGGTAGCCGCCGAGAGCGGCCGCCGCCGCACCGGTCGCCGGGTCCTCGACGACACCGCCGGGCGGGAACGGGTTGCGGGCGTGGAAGACCGTGGGTGACTCCCGCCAGACCAGGTCGACGGTGGTCCAGCCGCCACGGTCCATGAGGGCGGCGAGCGCGTCCATGTCGTAGCGCAGTTCGGCCAGCCGCTCGCGGTCGGTGGCGGCGAGGATCGGATGCCAGGCGCCGGCGAAGGCCATGCGCGGCGGGAGCTCCGGGTCCAGGTCCTCGGCGTCCCAGCCGAGGATGGCCAGCAACTCGGCCAGGTCGGCCTCCGGGACCGGCACCGAACGCGGGGCGACGCTCACCA
The sequence above is drawn from the Streptomyces sp. SLBN-31 genome and encodes:
- a CDS encoding YbaB/EbfC family nucleoid-associated protein, whose amino-acid sequence is MIPGGGQPNMQQLLQQAQKMQQDLQRAQEELAQTEVDGQAGGGLVQATVTGSGELRSLKIDPKAVDPEDTETLADLIVAAVQAANENAQTLQQQKLGPLAQGLGGGSGIPGLPF
- the recR gene encoding recombination mediator RecR, translated to MYEGVVQDLIDELGRLPGVGPKSAQRIAFHILQAEPTDVRRLAQALMEVKAKVRFCATCGNVAQEELCNICRDTRRDPSVICVVEEPKDVVAIERTREFRGRYHVLGGAISPIEGVGPDDLRIRELLARLADGTVTELILATDPNLEGEATATYLARMIKPMGLKVTRLASGLPVGGDLEYADEVTLGRAFEGRRLLDV
- a CDS encoding DUF5063 domain-containing protein; amino-acid sequence: MSDATLHDATQDPDDFAVQIADQVESFLVAVTEVAKGDEPGSAVPFLLLEVSQLLLAGGRLGAHEDIVPDERYEPDTGPDADVDELRENLARLLDPVDVYSEVFDPYEPRKAPVPARLSDDIADVITDLRHGMAHYRAGRVTEALWWWQFSYFSNWGSTASAALRALQSVLIHVRLNQPLEELDGLDTDQSMGDETLEFEAGKVMAEEIAGPLGIKRG
- a CDS encoding PhzF family phenazine biosynthesis protein; the encoded protein is MEILRYVAFSTDPAGGNPAGVVLDATGVDDATMLAAAAEVGYSETAFLVPSQDGTMDVRYFSPLAEVSFCGHATIATAVAHAERHGTGRLLLRTKAGPVTVTTDRTADGTLVATLVSVAPRSVPVPEADLAELLAILGWDAEDLDPELPPRMAFAGAWHPILAATDRERLAELRYDMDALAALMDRGGWTTVDLVWRESPTVFHARNPFPPGGVVEDPATGAAAAALGGYLRELELVATPATVTVHQGADMGRPSTITVTVPAEPGTGIGVAGAAVTLGPTGTSPA